Proteins encoded together in one candidate division WOR-3 bacterium window:
- a CDS encoding glycosyltransferase: MINIILTLYTILLVVLFFYSLHSFVLLYLYYKFRHRPERKVKRLVKYPNVTVQLPIYNEKFVVHRLLKSVIELDYPKSKLEIQVLDDSNDETCDIVARLVSEYRKQRFNIHHIRRGSREGYKAGALQYGLSRAKGDFIAIFDADFVPSPNFLKELLPEFDSPMVAGVQSRWAHLNHDDSLLTRAQAIGLDNHFAMEQTLRFNAGFFINFNGTCGIWRKEAIADAGGWHSDTLAEDLDLSYRVQLKGWKIRFRDDFSVLGELPASAESFKIQQNRWAKGTIQVARKLLSQVLRARMGKLAKYEAFVHLTCHVNFLALLGLALFSPIIVYFKVENIVANGYFVFASFFTIGAVGYPYLYFLSQRELYPDYRRRIPFIAGVVAYSMGLSVSNSLALFEGWLNRKNVFRRTPKSGGELRGYRVDSKSIVPFIEILIGIYVFTALVYVIVNLQLILIPFLLFYSFGFLSLGFLSIKDKIVALEPREVLCSRESS, from the coding sequence TTGATTAATATAATATTGACGTTATATACCATCCTGCTGGTAGTACTCTTTTTTTATTCTTTACATTCATTCGTGCTCCTTTATTTATACTACAAATTCAGGCACCGCCCGGAGAGAAAGGTTAAAAGACTGGTCAAATACCCGAATGTCACGGTGCAGCTACCCATATATAATGAGAAATTCGTCGTGCACCGACTTCTCAAGAGCGTTATCGAACTCGACTATCCCAAGAGTAAGCTTGAGATTCAAGTGCTCGACGATTCGAACGATGAAACCTGTGATATAGTGGCGCGCCTGGTGAGCGAGTACCGCAAGCAGCGTTTCAATATTCACCACATACGACGTGGCTCGCGTGAAGGATACAAAGCCGGTGCGCTACAGTATGGTTTGTCCAGGGCAAAAGGTGATTTCATTGCGATATTCGATGCAGATTTTGTGCCGTCGCCAAATTTCCTTAAGGAATTGCTGCCGGAGTTTGATTCACCAATGGTTGCTGGTGTCCAGTCCCGCTGGGCACATCTCAATCACGATGATTCGCTACTTACTCGTGCCCAGGCAATTGGCCTCGACAATCATTTTGCGATGGAGCAGACGCTGCGTTTCAACGCCGGTTTCTTCATAAATTTCAACGGGACATGCGGTATATGGCGTAAGGAAGCGATAGCGGATGCGGGCGGATGGCATAGCGACACGCTCGCCGAGGATCTCGATCTGTCCTACCGGGTACAGCTGAAAGGTTGGAAGATAAGATTCCGGGATGATTTCTCGGTTCTTGGTGAACTGCCGGCCAGTGCAGAAAGTTTCAAGATACAGCAGAACCGATGGGCAAAAGGCACTATTCAGGTTGCGCGCAAGTTATTATCACAGGTTCTCCGTGCAAGAATGGGGAAGCTTGCGAAGTATGAAGCATTTGTCCATCTGACTTGTCACGTTAATTTTCTAGCGTTGCTTGGACTGGCATTGTTCTCACCCATCATTGTTTACTTCAAAGTCGAGAATATAGTCGCGAACGGATACTTTGTTTTCGCATCGTTTTTTACGATCGGAGCAGTAGGATATCCGTATTTGTATTTTCTTTCGCAGCGCGAATTATACCCGGATTATCGACGCCGCATACCTTTTATCGCCGGTGTGGTGGCTTACAGCATGGGTCTTTCTGTGTCGAATTCGCTCGCCCTCTTTGAAGGCTGGCTCAACCGCAAGAATGTTTTCCGAAGAACACCAAAATCGGGTGGCGAGTTAAGAGGATACAGGGTAGATTCGAAATCAATTGTTCCATTCATCGAAATTCTTATCGGTATTTATGTATTCACGGCTCTTGTATATGTGATCGTCAATCTCCAATTGATACTTATACCGTTTTTGCTGTTCTATAGTTTCGGGTTTCTTAGCCTGGGTTTCCTATCCATCAAGGATAAGATCGTTGCTCTGGAACCTCGGGAGGTTTTATGCTCAAGAGAGAGCTCCTAG
- a CDS encoding Trm112 family protein produces MLKRELLDILVCPKCRGELEYDKKNEELICHNCGLAYQIKDDIPVMLIEEARKLDG; encoded by the coding sequence ATGCTCAAGAGAGAGCTCCTAGATATTCTGGTGTGCCCCAAGTGCCGGGGTGAACTGGAGTACGACAAAAAGAATGAGGAATTGATATGCCACAATTGTGGTCTGGCGTATCAAATAAAGGATGATATACCAGTTATGTTAATTGAAGAAGCGAGGAAGTTAGATGGTTAG
- a CDS encoding ACT domain-containing protein encodes MIESIEHNKNIAKVTLQGVADRYGVAAEIFSALGEHGLNVELISTSSMGRGRADISFAVLESDLDEVVKLLEAIKTTFGARTIAVDKDRALITIYGTKLATTPGIAGRIFKVLSENGINIDMISASLSVLSIVVGEDRVTNAVDALREEFPK; translated from the coding sequence GTGATAGAATCCATTGAGCATAACAAAAATATCGCCAAGGTTACACTACAGGGTGTTGCGGATCGTTATGGCGTGGCTGCTGAGATCTTCAGTGCGCTCGGCGAGCATGGTCTTAATGTTGAACTGATCTCGACCAGTTCAATGGGGCGCGGACGTGCTGATATATCATTTGCTGTTCTTGAGTCTGATCTTGATGAAGTGGTTAAGCTTCTAGAGGCGATAAAAACCACTTTCGGCGCCCGAACGATTGCGGTGGATAAGGATCGCGCTCTTATTACGATTTACGGCACAAAGTTGGCAACAACGCCGGGAATTGCGGGAAGAATATTCAAGGTTTTGTCCGAGAACGGTATTAATATAGATATGATCAGCGCCTCACTTTCCGTGCTTAGCATTGTTGTAGGGGAGGATAGGGTTACGAACGCGGTGGATGCTTTGAGAGAAGAATTCCCGAAATAA
- a CDS encoding phosphate acyltransferase translates to MKSFDDVLNLARDKGKRRCVVVKAEDEAVLEGIRLAQELELITPVLVGDAQAITTIAKKIQLQTADCEIHNCPDEAEAIVEANTLVREKGDFLMKGMLSTSSFLKGVLDKETGLRKGKILSHIAALEIPSYHKLIFMSDGGMNPRLDLNIRIEIIKNAIETLNLMGIEQPKIGLVAASETVHPDMPETVDAARIVEMNQSGRLTGATIAGPFGFDVAISKEAAAIKKIDSPVAGDVDFILMPNISAANIWAKGLIYFGKTRAAGLVAGALHPIIMLSRADEPVTKLNSIALGVIIAAT, encoded by the coding sequence ATGAAATCTTTCGATGATGTCTTAAACCTGGCACGGGACAAAGGCAAGAGGAGATGCGTGGTCGTCAAGGCGGAAGACGAAGCGGTTTTAGAGGGCATCAGGCTGGCCCAGGAACTGGAATTGATAACGCCGGTGCTGGTCGGCGATGCTCAGGCAATCACCACGATCGCAAAAAAAATACAGCTGCAAACGGCAGATTGTGAAATACACAATTGTCCAGACGAAGCTGAAGCCATCGTCGAAGCGAACACGCTGGTCCGGGAAAAAGGCGATTTTCTCATGAAGGGCATGTTGTCAACATCCTCGTTCCTGAAGGGTGTCTTAGATAAAGAGACGGGATTACGAAAAGGAAAGATCCTCAGCCATATCGCGGCACTCGAGATCCCAAGTTACCACAAGTTAATATTCATGTCGGATGGAGGAATGAATCCACGGCTAGATCTTAATATCCGCATCGAGATAATAAAAAACGCAATTGAGACATTGAATCTCATGGGTATTGAGCAACCGAAGATCGGCTTAGTTGCCGCAAGTGAAACCGTACACCCCGACATGCCTGAGACCGTAGATGCGGCCAGGATAGTCGAAATGAACCAGTCCGGACGGCTTACTGGCGCAACGATTGCCGGTCCTTTCGGATTCGATGTGGCGATCTCCAAGGAGGCTGCCGCGATAAAGAAAATTGACAGTCCTGTTGCTGGAGATGTTGATTTCATACTTATGCCCAACATCTCTGCAGCCAACATCTGGGCAAAAGGTTTGATCTACTTCGGCAAGACCAGGGCGGCGGGCTTGGTGGCTGGTGCGCTCCATCCCATTATTATGCTATCACGCGCTGATGAACCAGTAACCAAACTCAACTCAATTGCCCTGGGTGTAATAATAGCAGCGACCTAA
- a CDS encoding C25 family cysteine peptidase, which translates to MVSFLLLFVVVGSTTIKQLGTNGVEISFSAELISRDDYSIADAVWLSKLGEPNVPSLLYKIGIPQDGDVEVRLISHRETVYRNVVIEPAYYVAVDERPVSDHNIYHADVYKQNRFFPDSLISVSEPGYFRDLYTVDVRMNPVRYNPVTRELRVSENIRISIEFRGQPRIRRAFDDSYDLIYSRTVANYEQCRDWQRIPQSTRNNPFDGSVWFKIAVDETGLYRIGHAEITDAGLDPNQFDPRTMKIFTAPFDILPRTVPLPDSLDSLIEVPVYVSGEQDGIFDTGDYLIFYGYGASHYVADTGLVWSENGYAVENIYWFTFGGNEGKRMTGVDVSWDGAAPDTTVNAIAHNEIDNGNPSRSGTNWYWADVSPLTGNLGTAQIKVGHPGAIGAGRTRVGLFTLESGNFWYRFTVDGMTFFSDTLSLAAYTNMPPAYLTGNGSLSGDSSVLVFDVIRLDGVSSSLSAYLNAVDINYQRSATLDAPHHVLFGAPQDYSIQYRGVGAQPFVIDVTDLNAPILFSNLTIDGSTMRLSNAVDSFQMVYFSELSFVRSAELVATDPGRLRTQIDGCEYIIVVHEDFYNAIMPLAEYRSREYLTKVVVVDDIYDDFSFGRFDPLAIKHFLHYTTNNWSPYPKYVLLVGDATYDYRNNLGKENPPDFVPMYEYGTYLSGSPVFSNNLLYEGEYVNFGQGEAMCLGRITVRNRQEVRDFIDKLITYETGDNIGHWAKRVILTADDEYAYGFENPTLHTGACERNSQRIPDSLYDFAKVYMISYPPLGAGTAEKPNAREAFIREFNRGGLLGLFYGHGNTHQLAHEVLFSSPYIGRLNNDRRLPFFYFGSCNVGRFDDSDYECLGEEFVRMHDGAIGTMAATAGTYPTSNEIIGERLCRNITSPDTTLTMGECSVIARDGYWYQQYLLIGDPATKFRKMYRSMHLTAVPDSVRPVERLAVTADNNRYHLKTFVRDTTHIEKFDASTADRISGYVFRSVQVGTSAWVDYGYYIDGKDVYLGYWDADTATIIAPRVSTVNLPVLKLSSIYGDQSGVLDSIRVFGTAPASTDVTGPEVVLYEGGRELNDGDWVDNKFLLTGHVADSSGINLLYSVESTNGFYAYINSDLDSKVDLRDRFYYDKNSFTSGEFVVGIELPEAVDTLTVNVVDNNFNQTVRRLILNTELYGNVEISDFLIYPNPVRDDGGLWFTFILSRSGTVRLKVFTIAGRMIKTIDNVPCAAGYNQIFWSGLDNYSDEISNGVYIVKASVEADNSQDDVVEKFIIAR; encoded by the coding sequence ATGGTTAGCTTTTTATTGCTGTTTGTTGTCGTCGGCTCGACGACAATCAAGCAGTTAGGAACAAACGGCGTCGAGATCAGCTTTTCAGCCGAATTGATAAGTCGTGATGATTACTCGATCGCCGATGCCGTGTGGCTCAGTAAGTTGGGAGAGCCGAATGTCCCGTCATTACTCTACAAGATCGGGATTCCTCAAGATGGCGATGTAGAAGTGAGGCTTATTAGCCATCGCGAGACTGTTTACAGGAATGTTGTCATTGAACCGGCATATTATGTCGCGGTTGACGAGCGGCCGGTCTCAGACCACAATATATATCATGCGGATGTGTACAAACAGAACAGGTTCTTCCCGGACAGCCTGATCAGCGTTTCCGAACCGGGTTATTTCCGTGATCTTTACACTGTCGATGTTAGGATGAATCCAGTACGTTACAATCCTGTCACCAGAGAGCTCAGAGTATCAGAGAATATCAGAATCAGCATCGAATTCAGGGGACAGCCCAGGATAAGGCGTGCATTTGACGATTCGTACGATCTTATCTACAGCCGGACTGTCGCTAACTACGAGCAATGCAGGGATTGGCAGAGGATACCACAATCTACACGAAACAATCCTTTTGACGGTTCTGTCTGGTTCAAGATAGCAGTCGACGAAACAGGGCTCTACAGGATCGGCCACGCCGAAATCACCGATGCGGGTCTCGATCCGAATCAGTTCGACCCGAGGACAATGAAGATTTTCACCGCGCCCTTTGATATTCTGCCGCGCACTGTACCGTTACCAGATTCGCTTGATTCATTGATCGAGGTTCCGGTCTATGTGAGTGGTGAACAGGACGGCATTTTTGACACAGGAGATTATCTGATATTCTACGGTTACGGAGCGAGTCATTATGTTGCGGATACCGGTTTGGTCTGGTCTGAAAACGGTTACGCAGTGGAGAACATTTACTGGTTCACGTTCGGAGGCAATGAAGGCAAACGCATGACAGGAGTAGATGTATCATGGGACGGCGCAGCGCCTGACACCACAGTCAACGCCATCGCCCATAATGAGATCGATAATGGCAATCCCAGTCGCTCCGGGACAAATTGGTATTGGGCTGACGTGTCGCCACTGACCGGGAATCTTGGGACTGCTCAGATTAAAGTTGGACACCCCGGCGCTATTGGCGCTGGAAGGACAAGAGTTGGCCTATTCACTCTGGAAAGTGGAAATTTCTGGTACCGCTTCACAGTTGACGGAATGACGTTTTTCAGCGATACGTTGTCCCTCGCGGCGTACACGAACATGCCGCCGGCATACCTGACCGGTAATGGTTCTTTGTCCGGGGACTCGTCGGTGCTTGTGTTCGACGTCATACGGCTGGATGGTGTATCGAGTAGCCTTAGTGCCTATCTCAACGCGGTAGACATAAACTACCAGCGCAGTGCTACCCTTGATGCGCCACACCATGTTTTGTTCGGTGCACCGCAAGACTATTCAATACAATACCGCGGCGTCGGGGCACAGCCGTTTGTGATAGATGTAACGGATTTGAACGCGCCAATATTATTTTCGAATCTTACGATCGATGGCAGTACAATGCGTTTGTCGAATGCGGTTGATTCCTTCCAGATGGTGTATTTCTCCGAGTTATCTTTTGTCCGTTCTGCCGAGCTCGTTGCTACGGATCCGGGCAGACTTCGGACGCAGATCGACGGCTGCGAGTATATCATTGTCGTACACGAGGATTTCTATAATGCGATCATGCCGCTTGCGGAGTACCGAAGCCGAGAATATTTGACGAAAGTTGTCGTCGTTGACGATATATACGATGATTTCTCATTCGGCCGATTCGATCCTCTCGCGATAAAACATTTCCTACACTACACGACGAATAATTGGTCCCCGTATCCAAAATACGTCTTGCTCGTCGGTGATGCTACATATGATTACAGGAATAATCTGGGCAAGGAAAATCCACCAGACTTTGTACCCATGTACGAGTATGGTACTTACCTCTCGGGCAGTCCGGTCTTCTCTAATAATCTTCTTTATGAAGGCGAATACGTCAACTTCGGTCAGGGCGAGGCAATGTGTCTGGGCAGGATCACGGTCCGCAACCGCCAGGAAGTGAGGGATTTCATCGACAAATTGATCACATATGAAACCGGGGATAACATCGGACACTGGGCAAAACGGGTGATACTGACGGCAGATGATGAGTATGCGTATGGCTTTGAGAACCCCACATTACATACAGGCGCCTGTGAACGTAACAGCCAGCGTATTCCTGATTCTCTGTATGATTTCGCAAAAGTTTATATGATCAGCTATCCACCGCTCGGTGCCGGCACCGCTGAGAAGCCAAATGCCCGTGAAGCTTTCATTCGGGAGTTCAACAGAGGTGGTCTTTTGGGCCTTTTCTACGGCCACGGCAACACGCATCAACTCGCACATGAGGTGCTGTTTAGCAGTCCCTATATTGGCCGTCTCAACAACGACCGCAGGCTTCCTTTCTTTTATTTTGGCTCATGCAATGTAGGCCGCTTCGATGACTCGGACTACGAATGTCTGGGTGAAGAGTTTGTGCGTATGCATGACGGCGCCATCGGTACTATGGCGGCTACGGCCGGCACGTATCCAACCAGCAACGAGATCATTGGCGAACGTTTGTGTCGCAACATTACCAGTCCAGACACCACGTTGACAATGGGAGAGTGTAGCGTGATCGCCCGTGATGGCTATTGGTATCAGCAGTATCTGCTTATTGGCGATCCGGCAACGAAGTTCCGCAAAATGTATCGTTCAATGCACCTGACCGCCGTTCCGGATTCGGTGAGACCAGTGGAAAGGCTGGCCGTCACTGCTGATAACAACCGGTACCATTTGAAGACTTTCGTTCGTGACACGACCCATATCGAGAAGTTTGATGCGAGCACGGCCGACAGGATCAGTGGCTATGTGTTCCGTTCGGTACAGGTGGGTACAAGTGCTTGGGTTGATTACGGCTACTATATCGACGGAAAAGATGTCTATTTGGGGTATTGGGACGCCGATACGGCAACGATCATTGCGCCAAGAGTTTCCACTGTGAATCTGCCCGTCCTCAAGTTGAGCAGCATATATGGAGACCAAAGCGGCGTTCTTGATTCGATACGTGTCTTCGGCACAGCACCTGCATCTACGGATGTGACCGGACCCGAAGTTGTCCTTTACGAAGGTGGCAGAGAGCTCAACGATGGTGATTGGGTTGATAACAAATTTCTGCTGACAGGACATGTCGCAGATAGCAGTGGAATAAACCTTCTATATTCTGTCGAGAGCACGAATGGGTTTTACGCTTATATAAACAGTGACCTTGATAGCAAGGTCGATCTCAGGGATCGTTTCTACTATGATAAAAATTCTTTCACGAGCGGTGAGTTTGTTGTGGGGATCGAACTGCCTGAGGCGGTCGATACGTTGACAGTCAACGTCGTCGACAATAATTTTAACCAAACCGTAAGGAGATTGATCCTAAATACTGAATTATACGGCAATGTAGAAATAAGTGATTTTCTGATTTACCCGAATCCAGTACGGGATGATGGCGGTCTGTGGTTCACTTTCATTCTTTCGCGTTCGGGTACAGTGCGGCTGAAGGTTTTCACTATCGCGGGCCGTATGATCAAGACTATCGACAATGTCCCTTGCGCTGCCGGTTACAATCAGATATTTTGGAGTGGGCTTGACAATTACAGCGATGAGATCAGTAACGGGGTCTATATTGTGAAGGCGTCTGTTGAAGCTGATAATTCACAAGATGATGTGGTAGAAAAATTCATAATTGCCAGATAA
- the mfd gene encoding transcription-repair coupling factor — MRKIGNDITAVDPDHPFFLDSNIIVVDPVMLSRQITKKEVINLAVHRNINVEQFIAQLETTGYSREDNVEEENEYAVRGGIIDVFESDGFPVRIELYGNKVFSIRKFDTQTQRSTENIERTRLNLASVGTQSKSLIHLITENHIMITEVDIQPTVQSVFLVDRGDIQYNFSAPRPYFGDFRTLVDEMKQERLRFKFLVSASLGRKLRSLLGEIEVYRAPLECGFVDNTNRIVHLTEKEIFGSIRKRKVVYKGPFVDDLMGFKELDYVVHSDFGIGQYKGLTLVDVEGKKIECLEIAYAGNDKLFLPVERMNLLERFVATDDRPPRLSKLGGELWLRTKKRVRKATERLAVELLKLYAQRMQEPGFAFSGDSSEMKALETTFPYEETEDQLQAINDVKREMETKKPIERLICGDVGYGKTEIALRASFKAALDSKQTMILCPTTLLAFQHYNTFTSRLDPFPVRVEMVSRFRKKNELLRIMQELADGKIDIVIGTHRLLQPDVQFHDLGLLIIDEEQRFGVAQKEKIKKIKPGIDVIYLSATPIPRTLYMALSGLKNISNIYTPPLGRKDVATHIIHFDEDTIEDIIRRELERGGQIFFVHNRIQTIETVLNKLLSIIPDLRVCLLHGRMREDITAKRMLAFIDGGYDILLSTAIVESGLDIPRVNTIFVDQSHKFGLADLHQLRGRVGRGELQGYAYFIVPSHGRITAEANKRLGALVSYTSLGSGFRLALRDMEIRGVGNLLGREQSGHLNAIGYHHYIRLLSESVNELQGKKVVHEPILDLKLNAYFPSEYIPSAYERTALYKRLLEIDSQHELDSIKDEIVDRFGRYPGEVENLFTLSAVRLKARTLGASEVTRYGKQYIFFKEGTVVHKTG, encoded by the coding sequence TTGAGAAAAATCGGGAATGATATCACTGCCGTCGATCCTGATCACCCATTCTTTCTGGATTCGAACATAATCGTCGTTGATCCGGTGATGCTTTCCAGGCAGATAACAAAAAAAGAAGTCATTAACCTCGCCGTGCACCGGAATATTAACGTCGAACAATTCATCGCACAACTTGAAACGACGGGATATTCACGAGAGGACAACGTTGAGGAAGAAAATGAATATGCCGTCCGCGGTGGCATCATTGATGTCTTCGAATCAGATGGATTCCCGGTTCGGATCGAGTTGTACGGCAATAAGGTGTTCTCGATCCGAAAATTCGACACACAAACCCAGAGATCAACGGAAAACATAGAACGCACCAGACTGAATCTCGCAAGTGTGGGAACCCAATCAAAATCACTCATCCACCTGATAACCGAAAATCACATAATGATAACTGAAGTCGATATCCAACCGACCGTACAATCAGTTTTCCTCGTTGACCGGGGTGACATTCAATACAACTTCAGTGCACCCAGACCGTATTTCGGTGATTTCAGAACGCTCGTTGATGAGATGAAACAAGAAAGACTTAGATTTAAATTCCTCGTCTCGGCTTCTCTGGGCAGAAAACTACGTTCATTGTTGGGAGAGATCGAGGTCTACCGTGCACCGTTGGAATGCGGCTTCGTCGACAACACCAATAGAATCGTCCACCTGACAGAAAAAGAGATATTCGGTTCGATAAGAAAACGCAAAGTTGTTTATAAAGGACCATTTGTTGACGATCTCATGGGGTTCAAGGAACTTGATTATGTTGTGCATAGCGATTTCGGCATTGGACAATACAAGGGACTCACGCTAGTGGACGTCGAAGGCAAGAAGATAGAATGCCTTGAAATTGCCTACGCAGGAAACGACAAACTATTTCTACCGGTCGAGCGCATGAACCTTCTGGAAAGGTTCGTAGCGACCGATGACCGGCCCCCGCGTCTATCCAAATTGGGAGGGGAATTATGGCTGCGCACAAAGAAGCGAGTAAGAAAAGCAACCGAGCGATTGGCCGTTGAATTATTGAAACTCTATGCACAGAGAATGCAGGAACCCGGTTTTGCATTCTCCGGTGACTCTTCAGAAATGAAAGCACTGGAAACAACCTTTCCATATGAAGAAACTGAAGATCAGCTTCAGGCCATCAATGATGTCAAAAGAGAGATGGAAACGAAAAAACCCATAGAGCGATTGATCTGCGGAGATGTCGGCTATGGAAAAACCGAGATCGCACTCCGCGCTTCATTCAAAGCAGCGCTCGACAGCAAACAGACAATGATCCTGTGTCCGACAACACTGCTTGCTTTTCAACATTACAACACATTTACGAGTAGACTTGACCCATTCCCCGTTCGTGTCGAAATGGTATCAAGATTCCGCAAAAAAAATGAGCTGCTAAGGATCATGCAAGAACTAGCAGATGGCAAAATCGATATTGTCATCGGTACCCACCGCCTGCTGCAACCCGATGTTCAATTCCACGACCTTGGTTTGTTGATCATCGATGAAGAACAAAGATTCGGCGTGGCTCAAAAGGAAAAGATCAAGAAAATAAAACCGGGTATCGATGTCATATATCTTTCGGCTACACCGATACCCCGTACGCTTTATATGGCGCTTTCCGGACTCAAGAACATATCAAATATATACACCCCGCCGCTTGGCCGGAAAGATGTGGCGACACATATAATCCATTTTGACGAAGATACGATCGAAGATATTATCCGCCGCGAACTCGAGCGGGGCGGCCAGATTTTTTTCGTACATAATCGAATACAGACGATCGAAACAGTACTAAACAAACTGCTGAGCATCATACCCGATCTTCGCGTTTGTCTGCTGCACGGCAGGATGCGAGAGGACATCACTGCAAAGAGGATGCTAGCATTCATCGATGGTGGATATGATATCCTTTTGTCAACTGCGATCGTGGAATCCGGGCTTGATATTCCCAGGGTCAACACGATCTTCGTGGATCAGTCACACAAGTTCGGCCTTGCAGACCTGCATCAATTACGGGGGCGTGTTGGAAGGGGCGAGCTTCAAGGCTACGCCTATTTCATAGTCCCATCTCACGGGAGAATAACCGCCGAAGCGAACAAAAGACTGGGTGCTTTGGTATCATACACATCTCTTGGTTCGGGTTTCCGCCTCGCACTCCGCGATATGGAAATAAGGGGAGTGGGCAACCTGCTTGGGCGCGAACAATCGGGTCACCTCAATGCCATTGGCTATCATCACTACATAAGACTCCTCAGTGAATCGGTAAATGAATTACAGGGAAAGAAGGTCGTACATGAACCGATTCTTGACCTCAAGCTGAACGCCTATTTCCCGAGCGAATATATTCCCAGTGCTTACGAAAGAACCGCTCTCTATAAGAGATTGCTTGAAATCGACTCACAACACGAACTGGATTCTATAAAGGATGAAATCGTCGATCGTTTCGGAAGATATCCCGGAGAAGTCGAGAATCTGTTCACCCTTTCTGCAGTGCGGCTCAAAGCCAGAACGCTCGGAGCTTCCGAAGTGACCCGCTACGGCAAACAGTATATCTTCTTTAAGGAAGGGACTGTAGTACACAAAACAGGTTGA
- the queG gene encoding tRNA epoxyqueuosine(34) reductase QueG: MIDAQIIRTIGSDFGIDAIKITTPDPFIDAAFRIKQQIEDGLYLDSEHWHLRNIDDFCDVRTVLPQARSIIAACQCYLTNERAESNAAGEPHGLIARYTWRNHYADLKERLQKFASVLKSRYMATSVVLSNEHIAEKPIAQRSGIGYYGKNSLIINRRFGSLIVLGEIITDIEIHPDPPNRGDCADCSICIDTCPTQAIIEPYVIDRRRCIQALTNWHGVLPDDIARVWGNRLYGCTDCQDKCPVNQKVEAQPVRAKVGHVGPSASLQQILSMSEREYRQRYARNQMAARWVNFQAIKRNALIALGNIREKTTIPLLNKYCRDSDTVLAQTARWAMDRF, encoded by the coding sequence GTGATCGATGCCCAGATAATCCGAACGATTGGGTCTGACTTTGGCATCGATGCAATTAAGATCACAACCCCGGACCCGTTCATTGATGCCGCCTTCCGTATCAAGCAACAAATTGAGGATGGGTTATACCTCGACAGCGAACACTGGCACTTGAGGAATATCGATGATTTCTGCGATGTTAGAACGGTTTTACCCCAAGCAAGATCGATCATCGCAGCTTGCCAGTGCTACCTCACCAACGAGCGAGCTGAGAGTAATGCAGCAGGTGAACCACACGGGTTGATTGCCCGCTATACCTGGCGTAATCATTATGCCGACCTGAAGGAACGCCTGCAGAAGTTCGCCAGCGTTTTGAAAAGTAGATACATGGCAACGTCTGTAGTACTCTCAAACGAGCACATTGCAGAAAAACCAATTGCCCAACGTAGCGGTATCGGATATTACGGGAAAAACAGTCTTATCATAAATCGTCGCTTTGGTTCCTTGATCGTGCTCGGCGAGATAATCACCGATATCGAAATCCATCCAGATCCACCGAACAGGGGTGACTGCGCAGATTGTTCCATTTGTATTGATACATGCCCGACCCAGGCAATCATAGAGCCGTATGTTATTGATCGCCGCAGATGCATCCAGGCACTGACTAACTGGCATGGCGTGTTACCCGATGACATCGCCAGGGTATGGGGCAACCGACTGTACGGCTGTACTGATTGCCAGGACAAGTGCCCAGTCAATCAAAAAGTCGAGGCACAGCCTGTTCGTGCGAAGGTCGGACATGTCGGACCTTCGGCATCACTCCAGCAGATACTGTCGATGTCTGAGAGAGAGTACCGGCAGAGGTATGCGCGTAACCAGATGGCAGCGCGCTGGGTCAACTTCCAGGCGATTAAGAGAAACGCACTGATCGCCCTTGGTAATATCCGTGAAAAGACCACAATACCGCTGCTCAACAAGTATTGCAGAGACAGTGACACAGTACTTGCACAAACCGCCCGGTGGGCGATGGATCGTTTCTGA